A single Tenacibaculum sp. Bg11-29 DNA region contains:
- a CDS encoding M1 family metallopeptidase encodes MKFQKAFTLLIIFFTLTLFSQSDNIYRAEKDKVHDLIHTKLKVDFNFKEKELNGEEWLTIKPHFYETDKLTLDAKAMLIHKVTMNKQTLAYNYDDFKLIIDLPRAYKRTEEFTIYIKYTARPEKVKQKGSAAITSAKGLYFINPTGLDKNKPTQVWTQGETEASSCWFPTIDSPNQKTSQELYITVPNKYVTLSNGKLEKQINNTNGTRTDFWNFKKKHAPYLFFMGIGEYEIIKDSYKNIPVDYYVEKKYAPYAKEIFGKTPEILGFFSKITGIEYPWNKYAQIVGRDYVSGAMENTTAVIHGEKAYQMPGQLIDENIQENTIAHEAFHHWFGDLVTAESWSNLTVNESFANYSEYLWREYKYGKEDADAHLLKATEGYKNGQNFDKHLVRFNYHDKEDMFDAVSYNKGGAILHMLRNYLGNEAFYAGMNNYLTTHKYSTGEAHQLRLAFEEVSGKDLNWFFNQWYFNSGHPKLEVSYDFNKLRKTVTVNIIQNQENEFKFPFVIDVFEGSKRTRHNVFVNGKDASFTFPYIKQPNLIQVNANGVLLCDINENKILSDYIHQLKYAVNYVHKKEALIEVAKNQDDKKAFNAIANAMGDDYYKIRILALENINLVNKNSKKRAIEKIKQLAMSDSKTLVQAAAIETLGKLIDPELKAVFEKGLESKSYAVLGKSLVGMYYIDKELAITKSKTLPNAVKKIIATPLTRIYLEENDDDELVFIAGNVMSGMYLSQNRKIQSLYKKAYNKIAKSNNTAAIKNLADDIVSKGIQYKQYNFDKVGVNLLRQVVDKQKKANLSNKISNIEIAKVAMAKLLE; translated from the coding sequence ATGAAGTTTCAAAAGGCCTTTACGTTACTAATCATTTTTTTTACGCTTACTTTATTCTCACAATCTGATAATATATACAGAGCCGAAAAAGATAAAGTTCATGATTTAATTCATACCAAGTTAAAGGTTGACTTTAACTTTAAAGAAAAAGAATTAAACGGTGAGGAGTGGTTAACTATAAAGCCACACTTTTATGAAACGGATAAGTTAACTTTAGATGCAAAAGCGATGCTTATTCATAAAGTAACAATGAATAAGCAAACGTTAGCTTATAATTATGATGATTTTAAGCTTATTATAGATTTGCCCCGTGCTTATAAAAGAACAGAAGAGTTTACAATTTATATTAAATATACTGCACGTCCTGAAAAAGTAAAACAAAAAGGAAGTGCAGCAATTACTTCAGCAAAAGGCTTGTATTTTATAAATCCAACAGGATTAGATAAAAACAAACCAACACAAGTTTGGACACAAGGTGAAACCGAAGCAAGTAGTTGTTGGTTTCCAACGATAGATTCTCCAAATCAAAAAACTTCACAAGAGCTTTATATTACTGTTCCTAATAAATACGTAACGCTTTCTAACGGAAAGTTAGAAAAACAAATCAATAATACTAACGGAACGAGAACAGATTTTTGGAATTTCAAGAAAAAACATGCTCCGTATTTATTCTTTATGGGAATAGGAGAATATGAAATAATTAAAGATAGTTATAAGAACATTCCTGTAGATTATTATGTAGAAAAAAAATATGCTCCTTATGCGAAAGAGATTTTTGGAAAAACGCCTGAAATATTAGGTTTCTTTTCTAAAATTACAGGAATAGAATATCCTTGGAATAAATATGCTCAAATTGTAGGTCGTGACTATGTAAGTGGTGCTATGGAAAACACAACCGCTGTAATTCATGGAGAAAAAGCCTACCAAATGCCAGGGCAATTAATTGATGAAAATATACAAGAAAATACAATTGCACATGAAGCATTTCATCATTGGTTTGGTGATTTAGTTACCGCTGAAAGTTGGAGTAATCTTACCGTAAATGAAAGCTTTGCTAATTATAGTGAATATTTATGGAGAGAGTATAAATATGGAAAAGAAGATGCAGATGCTCATTTATTAAAAGCTACTGAAGGGTATAAAAACGGACAAAATTTTGATAAACATTTAGTGCGTTTTAATTACCACGATAAAGAAGATATGTTTGACGCTGTAAGTTATAACAAAGGTGGTGCAATTTTACATATGTTACGTAATTATCTTGGCAATGAGGCATTTTATGCAGGGATGAACAACTATTTAACAACTCATAAATATAGTACAGGAGAGGCGCATCAATTGCGTTTAGCTTTTGAGGAGGTAAGTGGTAAGGATTTAAATTGGTTTTTTAACCAATGGTATTTTAATAGTGGACACCCCAAATTAGAGGTTTCTTACGATTTTAATAAATTAAGAAAAACAGTTACTGTAAACATTATTCAAAATCAAGAAAACGAATTTAAGTTTCCTTTTGTGATAGATGTTTTTGAAGGAAGTAAGCGTACAAGACACAATGTTTTTGTTAATGGCAAAGATGCTTCATTTACTTTTCCGTATATAAAACAACCTAATTTAATTCAAGTAAATGCGAATGGGGTTTTATTATGTGATATCAATGAAAACAAAATTTTAAGTGATTATATTCATCAGTTAAAATATGCAGTTAATTATGTGCATAAAAAAGAAGCTTTAATTGAGGTTGCTAAAAACCAAGATGATAAAAAAGCCTTTAATGCTATTGCGAATGCAATGGGAGATGATTATTATAAAATAAGAATTTTAGCTTTAGAGAATATTAATTTAGTTAATAAAAATTCTAAAAAGAGAGCGATAGAAAAGATTAAACAACTAGCAATGAGTGATTCTAAAACATTGGTGCAAGCTGCTGCTATTGAAACTTTAGGTAAATTAATAGACCCTGAGTTAAAAGCAGTATTTGAGAAAGGTTTAGAAAGTAAATCTTATGCTGTTTTAGGTAAATCGTTAGTAGGTATGTACTATATAGATAAAGAATTAGCTATAACAAAATCGAAAACTTTACCTAATGCTGTTAAAAAAATTATAGCAACTCCATTAACACGTATTTATTTAGAAGAAAACGATGATGATGAGTTAGTTTTTATAGCTGGTAATGTTATGTCTGGTATGTATTTAAGTCAGAATAGAAAAATACAATCATTATATAAAAAAGCTTATAATAAAATAGCAAAGAGTAATAATACAGCAGCTATTAAAAATTTAGCAGATGACATTGTTTCTAAAGGAATTCAATACAAACAATATAATTTTGATAAGGTAGGAGTAAACCTATTGCGTCAAGTAGTAGATAAGCAGAAAAAGGCTAATTTATCTAATAAGATAAGTAATATAGAAATAGCTAAAGTTGCAATGGCAAAATTATTAGAGTAA
- a CDS encoding Imm17 family immunity protein yields MSDTTINIIFMLIGVFTYCGVHFEWDFFFNSRKAKRLVNIFGIKTTKIIYIIIAVALFSIGLLNMLGIIDIPLKLGRRH; encoded by the coding sequence ATGTCAGACACAACCATTAACATTATTTTTATGCTCATAGGTGTATTTACCTATTGTGGAGTTCATTTTGAGTGGGATTTTTTCTTTAATAGCAGAAAAGCCAAAAGACTAGTGAATATTTTTGGTATTAAAACAACAAAAATAATATACATTATTATTGCTGTAGCTCTTTTTAGTATTGGCTTACTTAATATGTTAGGTATTATCGATATTCCACTAAAATTAGGAAGAAGACATTAA
- a CDS encoding DUF3052 family protein — protein MKELDSLYKIAKSNLKKNGVLWISWPKKPSKIETELDKFMIMKYGLNNGLVDTKVTSIDKNWSGHKFVYRLKDR, from the coding sequence GTGAAGGAGTTAGATAGTTTGTATAAAATTGCAAAATCAAACTTGAAAAAGAACGGAGTATTATGGATTAGTTGGCCTAAAAAACCCTCTAAAATAGAGACTGAATTAGACAAGTTTATGATTATGAAATATGGGCTTAACAATGGATTAGTAGACACAAAAGTTACGTCAATTGATAAAAATTGGAGTGGGCATAAATTTGTTTATAGATTAAAAGATAGGTAA
- a CDS encoding tetratricopeptide repeat protein yields the protein MKLLKKTNFYLLILFLSFQQLHSQNKCFTEKTVKFHKESKHKEKIFNWLIEAAEANYAYAIHDLGLLYVRGNNKTPINFKKAYNYFEKSAYLGIHNSMRSLGILWQYGDGRKVNLSKAYAWYKLAGDFVPTNWDEWHMPRSKVFMFKKLAPNLARKMTPKQIKYGKKYYKKIKSKVKCNFNLWINKNIKNRN from the coding sequence ATGAAACTTTTAAAAAAAACAAATTTCTATCTATTAATTTTATTTTTATCCTTTCAACAACTACACAGTCAAAATAAGTGTTTTACAGAGAAAACAGTAAAGTTTCATAAAGAATCGAAACATAAAGAAAAGATATTCAATTGGCTTATTGAAGCAGCAGAAGCTAATTATGCATACGCTATACATGATTTAGGATTGTTGTATGTTCGAGGTAATAATAAAACACCTATCAACTTTAAAAAAGCTTATAATTATTTTGAGAAATCTGCTTACCTAGGCATTCATAATTCTATGCGTAGTTTAGGTATTCTGTGGCAATATGGAGATGGTAGAAAAGTTAATCTTTCTAAAGCTTATGCATGGTATAAATTAGCTGGTGATTTTGTACCTACTAATTGGGATGAATGGCACATGCCAAGATCTAAAGTTTTTATGTTTAAAAAATTAGCGCCTAATTTAGCAAGAAAAATGACTCCTAAACAGATTAAATATGGAAAAAAGTATTACAAAAAAATAAAATCTAAAGTAAAATGTAATTTTAATTTATGGATAAATAAAAATATTAAAAACAGAAATTAG
- a CDS encoding alpha-ketoglutarate-dependent dioxygenase AlkB gives MDLFSQFDGLPKNILPKDGTVNYHGIVLSKALADNYYNVLLNSIEWKSDEAIIFGKLIITKRKVAWYANTSFEYSYSNRTKIALVFTKELLALKALVEKETNETYNSCLLNLYHDGSEGMAWHSDGEKDLKKNGAIASLSLGAERKFGFKHKETKETVYKVLEHGSLLVMKDETQTHWLHRLPPTKKIHRPRINLTFRTIEE, from the coding sequence TTGGACTTATTCTCACAATTTGACGGACTTCCTAAAAATATATTACCCAAAGATGGTACGGTAAACTATCATGGAATTGTTTTATCAAAAGCACTAGCAGATAATTATTATAATGTTTTACTTAATTCAATTGAATGGAAGAGTGATGAGGCTATTATTTTTGGTAAATTGATAATTACCAAACGAAAAGTAGCTTGGTACGCAAATACATCATTCGAATATTCTTATTCTAACAGAACAAAAATAGCCTTAGTTTTCACCAAAGAATTATTAGCTTTAAAAGCATTGGTTGAAAAAGAAACCAATGAAACTTATAATTCTTGTTTGTTAAATTTATATCATGATGGTTCAGAAGGAATGGCATGGCATTCTGATGGAGAAAAGGATTTAAAGAAAAACGGAGCAATTGCATCTTTAAGTTTAGGTGCAGAACGTAAATTTGGGTTTAAGCATAAAGAAACTAAAGAAACGGTTTATAAAGTTTTAGAACATGGATCTTTATTGGTTATGAAAGATGAAACTCAAACACACTGGTTACACCGTTTACCTCCAACAAAAAAAATACATAGACCTAGAATAAACTTAACCTTCCGAACGATTGAAGAGTAG
- a CDS encoding LytTR family DNA-binding domain-containing protein has protein sequence MYKIVIIEDEFNAQQVLQKLLKLLFPNFKVIAIFSTIKETKEFLERNSVDLIFLDIELEDGISLDLLRELQEIKFQVIFTTGNSQYAIDAIKFSAVDYILKPIDPIELEIAIKHAIQKIDENKTNNSLLSLVDKYKKNEEKTIIVKTHNNIYYLNVNNIILLESNGAYTKILSTDKTILASKHLKYYEKILLTFGFIRTHQSYLINKTHIQSINKATIILTNNIEAIIATRKYKKVIEQINKIKNISTS, from the coding sequence ATGTATAAAATAGTAATTATAGAAGATGAATTTAACGCACAGCAAGTTTTACAGAAACTATTAAAGTTATTGTTTCCTAATTTTAAAGTCATTGCTATATTCTCAACCATAAAAGAAACTAAAGAATTTTTAGAACGTAATTCAGTCGATTTAATTTTTCTTGATATTGAACTTGAAGATGGTATTAGTTTAGATTTATTAAGAGAATTACAAGAGATAAAATTTCAAGTAATCTTTACCACCGGAAATAGTCAATATGCCATTGATGCTATTAAATTTAGTGCCGTAGATTATATATTAAAGCCTATTGACCCAATAGAACTAGAAATAGCAATTAAGCATGCAATTCAGAAAATCGATGAAAATAAAACGAATAATTCTTTACTTTCATTAGTTGATAAGTACAAAAAAAATGAAGAAAAAACAATAATTGTTAAAACCCATAATAATATTTACTATTTAAATGTAAACAACATTATTTTACTAGAATCTAATGGAGCTTACACCAAAATACTTAGTACAGATAAAACAATATTAGCTTCTAAACATCTAAAATATTACGAGAAAATATTGCTAACATTTGGCTTTATTAGAACACACCAATCGTATCTAATAAATAAGACCCACATACAGAGTATTAATAAAGCAACAATTATATTAACTAATAATATAGAAGCCATTATTGCAACACGTAAGTATAAAAAAGTAATAGAACAGATCAATAAAATTAAAAACATTTCGACTTCTTAA
- a CDS encoding DUF4252 domain-containing protein: MKKIIIIFAIVFTVNLSFGQSIFDKLENIDEVSSVVVNKDAFEILSKFNVKSDDNEAMEVFSMVKNLEELKVFSTDDTSISAKMETMVKSAVSKNNLIELMRVKDKGSRVKIYVKSTKNKDFVSEVLMFVKNKDSKKGSPESVIVSLTGTIDINKMSKLADTFSKNKN; the protein is encoded by the coding sequence ATGAAAAAAATAATAATAATATTCGCAATTGTATTCACAGTAAACTTAAGTTTCGGACAGTCAATTTTTGATAAGTTAGAAAACATAGATGAAGTATCATCGGTAGTTGTAAATAAAGATGCTTTCGAAATTCTATCGAAATTTAATGTAAAATCTGACGACAACGAAGCTATGGAAGTTTTTAGTATGGTTAAAAATTTAGAAGAGTTAAAAGTATTTTCAACAGACGATACAAGTATTTCTGCTAAAATGGAAACGATGGTAAAATCTGCAGTAAGTAAAAATAACTTAATTGAATTAATGCGTGTAAAGGATAAAGGATCACGTGTTAAAATTTATGTAAAATCAACAAAAAACAAAGATTTTGTTAGTGAAGTTTTAATGTTTGTAAAAAACAAAGATTCTAAAAAAGGTTCACCAGAATCTGTAATTGTTTCTTTAACAGGAACTATTGATATTAATAAAATGTCAAAATTAGCAGATACATTTTCAAAAAATAAAAATTAG
- a CDS encoding histidine kinase: MRLATLNNLKKNIIFLSIFMVISPLYCQSFSDDTYEEVIKLINEQPSEYTNQKLDSLLKIKVFSSFDKGRKFLLKGIYNSHNHIYDTSIIMHLKAIPLFKDNYKWEVKSRLNLSTAYCDKEQYTKATTQLLKVKEIANKKHDLVLLAEAQEYFSYIYFKQGDKVMALNQLEKSIETYEKLKDTIVLSRLYNNLAVIYQKNTLYRKASRFNNKALLLSENLNDQLAISQSYNNLARNYEGLYNKTDSILHFEKAILYYKKSAKIKRLYPNNWNSALENLARIYTSIGKHDLANSYYIEISNNNYNKEQYKKMENLSRQQMMEAFAKKNITKAHYYALQLDSVQKKIHKAKILDFKQMLKNQEELFESKKNQNEKELRLEQEHNKRLKSEGLHYRFKVILFSILAILLLAILLFIQYHKKTLLKTEKERERLKLTILRSQMNPHFISNVLTAIQNTVLDNTPLKTASYISRFSKLIRENFNFTNKETINLSDDISSLINYLEMQKVRFGDKLNYDVHIAKEIKQKETLIPPMLLQPLIENAIEHGLKSKNNGFVQISIQQTNKQIHFIVDDNGVGYTPINNDGKEHALDILRARLTLRGYGEEKTFFIKKTNAKGGTQVGFSLRLSNYV; this comes from the coding sequence ATGAGGTTAGCCACATTAAACAACTTAAAAAAAAATATAATATTCCTATCTATATTCATGGTAATATCTCCATTATACTGTCAGAGTTTTTCAGATGACACCTATGAAGAAGTTATAAAATTAATAAACGAGCAACCTTCAGAATATACGAATCAAAAACTAGATAGTTTACTTAAAATCAAAGTTTTTAGTTCTTTTGATAAAGGAAGAAAATTCCTCCTAAAAGGAATTTATAATAGTCATAACCATATCTATGACACTTCAATTATTATGCATTTGAAAGCGATACCTTTATTTAAGGACAACTATAAATGGGAAGTAAAATCTCGTTTAAATTTATCTACAGCATATTGCGATAAAGAACAATATACAAAAGCCACTACACAATTACTCAAGGTAAAAGAAATAGCTAACAAAAAACATGACTTGGTACTATTGGCTGAAGCACAAGAATACTTTTCTTACATTTATTTTAAACAAGGCGACAAAGTAATGGCCTTAAATCAATTAGAAAAATCTATAGAAACATACGAAAAGTTGAAAGACACAATAGTATTATCTAGATTATATAATAATTTGGCCGTAATTTACCAAAAGAATACACTCTACAGAAAGGCAAGTCGTTTCAATAATAAGGCACTACTTTTAAGTGAAAATTTAAATGACCAACTAGCTATTTCTCAATCTTATAACAATTTGGCTCGAAATTACGAAGGTTTATATAATAAGACTGATAGTATATTGCACTTTGAAAAAGCCATTCTCTATTATAAAAAATCAGCGAAAATTAAAAGATTGTATCCTAATAATTGGAATAGCGCTTTAGAAAATCTTGCTCGCATTTATACATCTATAGGTAAACACGATTTAGCTAATAGTTATTATATAGAAATAAGTAATAACAACTATAATAAAGAGCAATATAAAAAGATGGAAAATCTTTCTCGCCAACAAATGATGGAAGCTTTTGCTAAAAAAAACATAACTAAAGCACATTATTACGCATTACAATTAGATTCAGTGCAAAAGAAGATTCACAAAGCTAAAATCCTTGATTTTAAACAAATGCTAAAAAACCAAGAAGAACTTTTTGAATCAAAAAAGAATCAAAACGAGAAGGAACTTCGCCTTGAACAAGAGCATAATAAACGATTAAAGTCTGAGGGTTTACATTATCGTTTCAAAGTAATTTTATTTAGCATATTAGCTATTTTACTATTAGCTATATTATTATTTATACAGTATCATAAAAAAACGCTACTTAAAACAGAAAAAGAAAGAGAAAGATTAAAGCTGACCATTTTACGCTCACAAATGAACCCTCACTTTATATCTAATGTGCTAACAGCTATACAAAACACAGTATTAGATAATACGCCTTTAAAAACAGCTAGTTATATTTCTCGATTTTCAAAGTTGATAAGAGAAAATTTTAATTTTACAAATAAAGAGACTATAAACCTTAGTGATGACATCAGTTCTTTAATTAATTATTTAGAAATGCAAAAAGTGCGCTTTGGAGATAAATTAAATTATGATGTTCATATTGCCAAAGAGATTAAACAAAAAGAAACTTTAATACCTCCAATGCTATTGCAGCCACTTATAGAAAATGCAATTGAACACGGTTTGAAAAGTAAAAATAACGGATTTGTACAAATATCAATACAACAAACCAATAAACAAATTCATTTTATTGTTGACGATAATGGGGTTGGTTATACCCCTATAAATAATGATGGAAAAGAACATGCTTTAGATATATTGCGTGCACGACTAACATTACGTGGCTATGGTGAAGAGAAAACATTTTTTATAAAAAAAACAAACGCTAAAGGGGGAACTCAAGTTGGGTTCTCATTAAGATTAAGTAATTATGTATAA
- a CDS encoding RNA polymerase sigma factor yields MNQSDFLKVVLPFKDKVFRLAKRLLVSREEAEDATQELIFKLWRNKEKLSDYKNVEAFAMTMTKNYCYDRLKSKQASNLTLVHSNYKEKDTSLDKKVEHNDSVNLVHKLIEKLPEQQKMIIQLRDIEQYDFDEICKMVDMKPTAVRVALSRARKTIRQELIKKHNYGVS; encoded by the coding sequence ATGAATCAATCAGACTTTTTAAAAGTTGTACTACCATTTAAAGACAAGGTATTTCGTTTAGCAAAGAGACTGTTAGTTTCTAGAGAAGAAGCTGAAGATGCTACACAAGAATTGATCTTTAAGTTATGGAGAAACAAAGAAAAACTGTCAGACTATAAAAATGTAGAAGCATTTGCGATGACAATGACAAAGAACTATTGTTATGATCGATTAAAATCGAAACAAGCAAGCAATTTAACATTGGTTCATAGTAATTATAAAGAAAAAGATACGTCTTTAGATAAGAAAGTAGAACATAATGATAGTGTAAATTTAGTACACAAACTAATTGAAAAATTACCAGAACAACAAAAAATGATTATTCAATTAAGAGATATAGAACAATATGATTTTGATGAGATATGTAAAATGGTAGATATGAAACCAACTGCTGTTAGAGTAGCTTTATCAAGAGCAAGAAAGACAATAAGACAAGAACTAATAAAAAAACACAACTATGGAGTTAGCTAA
- a CDS encoding DUF4252 domain-containing protein, with product MKKIFIYSLLLVAFVTVSCKSEASLQGYLVDSQDKKGFITLDIPASVLQLSTDKVSEEDKKAFESIRKVNITGLPYKDTDEATYNTEKDKLKEILNNSDYKKLINFKKDGMHATIYYSGEADAINEIIAFGYGKEMGVGIARILGDNMNPGKIMEMMRKSKVNEGDLDLGKFKSLLGENFIKVNEDKEEVSE from the coding sequence ATGAAAAAAATATTTATATACTCATTACTATTGGTAGCTTTCGTAACAGTTTCGTGTAAAAGTGAAGCGTCTTTACAAGGTTATTTAGTAGACAGTCAAGATAAAAAAGGATTTATAACTTTAGATATTCCTGCAAGTGTACTTCAATTAAGTACAGATAAAGTGTCTGAAGAAGATAAAAAAGCATTTGAAAGTATACGTAAGGTTAACATAACTGGTTTACCTTATAAAGATACAGATGAAGCAACTTATAATACAGAGAAAGATAAGTTAAAAGAAATCTTAAATAATTCTGATTATAAAAAATTAATCAATTTTAAGAAAGATGGAATGCATGCTACAATTTATTATTCAGGAGAAGCGGATGCTATTAACGAAATTATAGCTTTTGGTTATGGTAAGGAAATGGGTGTAGGTATTGCTCGTATTTTAGGAGACAATATGAACCCAGGTAAGATTATGGAAATGATGAGAAAGTCAAAAGTAAATGAAGGTGATTTAGATTTAGGTAAATTTAAATCTCTTTTAGGAGAAAATTTTATAAAAGTTAATGAAGATAAAGAAGAAGTTTCTGAGTAG
- a CDS encoding S41 family peptidase, giving the protein MKLFKAFLIAFLLITIVSCSEKEDTPSNIEVQDFVWKGLNAYYLWQDLVPDLLDRRFNNDQELYSYLSSAGDPSNLFYNSLYIPNEYPKDPNKTYSWIVDDYIALEQSFQSIRLTSGMKLKGADYLDASGGYYIYVYDVVKGSDAEANGITRGMIITEVNGTILTRDNVNSLLGNNSFTVHLADYNMGNPVTNTTTINVTKTQVTENPVKEAKVIVNGAKKIGYLMYNQFSSSFDAELNAEFLKFKNDGITDLIIDLRYNGGGSVKTAVYLGGMITGQFNGELFAKQVWNSKIMATTNPNDLNNNFTDRILNKDNNQNVILDEAINSLNLETVYFIVSESSASASELVINALSPYITVKLVGVQTYGKHVGSITLYDSDNFSRNGPNFKTNHTWAMQPIVLEIQNKNGENKPLGFIPEVTMAENPENLGIIGNPTEPLLERTIQYITTGAKGSTAVKKATSFKPQWNSNMTYPDYNNMYIDLK; this is encoded by the coding sequence ATGAAATTATTTAAAGCATTCCTTATCGCATTTTTATTAATAACAATAGTATCTTGTAGTGAAAAAGAAGACACTCCTAGTAATATTGAAGTCCAAGATTTTGTTTGGAAAGGACTAAATGCCTATTACTTATGGCAAGACCTAGTTCCTGATTTATTAGACAGACGTTTCAATAACGATCAAGAACTGTATAGTTATTTATCAAGTGCTGGAGATCCTTCCAATTTATTTTATAATTCATTATACATTCCTAATGAATATCCTAAAGATCCTAACAAAACTTATTCTTGGATTGTTGATGATTATATTGCTCTTGAGCAATCTTTTCAAAGTATTCGATTAACAAGTGGTATGAAACTTAAAGGAGCTGACTATTTAGATGCCTCTGGTGGTTATTACATATATGTATATGATGTTGTAAAAGGTTCTGATGCCGAGGCTAATGGTATAACAAGAGGTATGATTATTACGGAAGTAAACGGAACGATACTAACAAGAGATAACGTAAACTCTTTATTAGGTAATAATTCATTTACCGTTCATTTGGCTGATTATAATATGGGGAACCCAGTTACTAATACAACTACAATTAATGTAACAAAAACACAAGTAACAGAAAACCCTGTAAAAGAAGCCAAAGTGATTGTTAATGGAGCTAAAAAAATTGGATACCTAATGTATAATCAATTTTCTAGTTCTTTTGATGCGGAATTAAATGCTGAGTTTTTAAAATTTAAAAATGATGGTATTACCGATTTAATTATCGATTTACGTTATAATGGTGGAGGTTCTGTAAAAACAGCTGTATATTTAGGTGGTATGATTACAGGGCAATTTAATGGTGAGTTATTTGCCAAACAAGTTTGGAATAGTAAAATTATGGCTACTACAAACCCTAATGATTTAAATAATAATTTTACAGATAGAATTTTAAATAAAGATAATAACCAAAATGTTATTTTAGACGAGGCTATTAATAGTTTAAATTTAGAAACTGTTTATTTTATTGTTTCTGAAAGTAGTGCATCAGCATCTGAATTAGTTATAAATGCTTTATCACCTTATATAACTGTAAAACTAGTAGGTGTACAAACCTATGGTAAACATGTTGGTTCTATCACCTTATATGATTCTGATAATTTCTCACGTAACGGTCCTAATTTTAAAACGAATCATACCTGGGCAATGCAACCTATTGTTTTAGAAATTCAGAATAAAAACGGAGAAAATAAACCTTTAGGATTTATACCTGAAGTTACAATGGCTGAAAACCCTGAAAATTTAGGTATTATAGGTAACCCTACAGAGCCTTTATTAGAAAGAACCATTCAATATATTACAACAGGTGCAAAAGGAAGCACTGCTGTAAAAAAAGCGACTAGTTTTAAGCCACAATGGAACTCTAACATGACCTATCCTGATTATAATAATATGTATATCGATTTAAAATAA